The Candidatus Thermoplasmatota archaeon genome contains a region encoding:
- the hxlB gene encoding 6-phospho-3-hexuloisomerase — protein MRVRDAAHYILNQMRASVDDVPDEEVRRLLALVEGARSVIIFGRGRSGLVGRAFAIRLWHLGVPAYFVGETVTPPVQEKDVVVLISGSGETFSVVVTGQTAKRLGSKVVVITGEGDSTLAKLAELTILLRTSSSGRQKELAPLGTLFENACQVFLDGFVAELMARRKETEDSMRVRHANVE, from the coding sequence GTGCGCGTCCGCGATGCCGCCCATTACATCCTGAACCAGATGCGCGCGAGCGTGGACGACGTGCCCGACGAAGAGGTGCGCCGCCTCCTCGCGCTCGTCGAGGGCGCCCGCTCCGTCATCATCTTCGGGCGCGGCCGCTCGGGCCTCGTGGGGCGCGCGTTCGCGATCCGGCTCTGGCACCTCGGCGTCCCCGCGTACTTCGTGGGCGAGACCGTGACGCCGCCCGTGCAGGAGAAGGACGTCGTGGTCCTCATCTCGGGGTCGGGCGAGACCTTCAGCGTGGTCGTGACGGGTCAGACCGCCAAGCGCCTCGGGAGCAAGGTCGTCGTCATCACGGGCGAGGGCGACAGCACGCTCGCCAAGCTTGCCGAACTCACGATCCTCCTCCGCACCTCCTCCTCGGGCCGCCAGAAGGAGCTCGCGCCCCTCGGCACGCTCTTCGAGAACGCGTGCCAGGTGTTCCTCGACGGCTTCGTCGCGGAGCTCATGGCGCGGCGCAAGGAGACCGAAGACTCGATGCGCGTGCGGCACGCGAACGTCGAGTGA
- a CDS encoding SRPBCC family protein, with translation MDAFVDLHYTRFFPYPVQTAYAWCTDYQDDDPARAGHVIIQRRPVLERTQDKVVMEGEVEMLGQAGRGKVEVRLFPPDRWEAHVIDGRGRGTVYYYSLEPAPGGSRLRIRFRFKVRRLKGWIRLTLAKPLIRRRVATMWDHFAASMAREIPSNPPGPNP, from the coding sequence GTGGACGCCTTCGTCGACCTTCATTACACGCGCTTCTTCCCCTACCCGGTCCAGACGGCTTACGCCTGGTGCACCGACTACCAGGACGACGACCCGGCGCGGGCGGGCCACGTGATCATCCAGAGGCGCCCGGTCCTCGAACGCACGCAGGACAAGGTGGTGATGGAGGGCGAGGTCGAGATGCTGGGGCAGGCCGGTCGGGGAAAGGTGGAGGTGCGCCTCTTTCCGCCCGACCGGTGGGAGGCGCACGTGATCGACGGCCGCGGGCGCGGCACGGTCTACTACTACAGCCTCGAGCCCGCGCCGGGCGGGTCGCGCCTGCGCATCCGCTTCCGCTTCAAGGTGCGTCGCCTGAAGGGCTGGATCCGCCTCACGCTCGCGAAGCCGCTCATCCGCCGTCGCGTCGCGACGATGTGGGACCACTTCGCGGCGTCCATGGCGCGCGAGATCCCCTCGAACCCCCCCGGACCCAACCCTTGA
- the lysW gene encoding lysine biosynthesis protein LysW: MSECVECGAAVKLVNPVQGEVVDCGDCGAELEVTALAPLTLALAPEEEEDWGE; this comes from the coding sequence ATGTCGGAATGCGTGGAGTGCGGCGCCGCCGTCAAGCTCGTGAACCCCGTCCAGGGCGAGGTCGTCGACTGCGGGGACTGCGGCGCGGAGCTCGAAGTGACCGCCCTGGCCCCCCTGACGCTCGCGCTTGCGCCGGAAGAGGAAGAGGATTGGGGCGAGTAG
- a CDS encoding homocitrate synthase: MAVKLLDSTLREGEQTPGVSFTLDEKLEIARRLDAFGIDYIEAGHPAVSPEIAHAVREVARLGLSAEIVAHSRAMRSDIDQVLKTDADWVGIFFSVADKRLEAHFRKNVDEAEKLITDCIRYAKSHGLKVRYTPEDTVRSNPDTVLRIARAAEAAGADRIGVADTTGYMNPFATRDFVANLVKGLAGSARVGIHCHNDLGMAVANSLAAVEGGASVIDVCVNGLGERTGIAPLAETAVALRLQRNEGAHWKLEELPGLSELVARHSGLRVPEQAPIVGANAFTHNAGLHVAAVLLDPRHYESIPVDLVGRRRRFVVDKMAGKPTIRYRLEELGLSATDDVVDAILQFVKLRHVNDASDEDLRRLHADFVAMRDIVARNLQPKGAS; the protein is encoded by the coding sequence ATGGCCGTGAAGCTCCTCGATTCGACCCTTCGCGAGGGCGAGCAGACGCCGGGCGTGTCGTTCACGCTCGACGAGAAGCTCGAGATCGCGCGCCGGCTCGACGCCTTCGGCATCGACTACATCGAGGCCGGGCACCCCGCGGTCTCGCCCGAGATCGCCCATGCGGTCCGCGAGGTCGCGCGCCTCGGCCTTTCGGCCGAGATCGTCGCGCATTCGCGCGCGATGAGGAGCGACATCGACCAGGTCCTCAAGACGGACGCCGACTGGGTCGGCATCTTTTTCAGCGTCGCGGACAAGCGCCTCGAGGCGCACTTCCGCAAGAACGTCGACGAGGCCGAGAAGCTCATCACGGACTGCATCCGGTACGCGAAGAGCCACGGCCTCAAGGTCCGTTACACGCCCGAAGACACCGTCCGCTCGAACCCCGACACGGTCCTGCGCATCGCCCGCGCCGCCGAGGCCGCGGGCGCCGACCGCATCGGCGTCGCGGACACGACGGGATACATGAACCCCTTCGCGACCCGCGACTTCGTCGCGAACCTCGTGAAGGGCCTCGCGGGAAGCGCTCGCGTCGGCATCCACTGCCACAACGACCTCGGCATGGCCGTCGCCAACAGCCTCGCCGCCGTGGAGGGCGGCGCGAGCGTCATCGACGTCTGCGTGAACGGCCTCGGCGAGCGCACGGGCATCGCGCCGCTTGCGGAGACGGCCGTCGCGCTGCGCCTCCAGCGCAATGAGGGCGCGCACTGGAAGCTCGAGGAGCTTCCGGGCCTCTCGGAGCTCGTCGCCCGGCACTCCGGCCTGCGCGTCCCCGAGCAGGCGCCCATCGTGGGCGCGAACGCCTTCACGCACAACGCGGGCCTCCACGTCGCGGCCGTCCTCCTGGACCCGCGCCACTACGAAAGCATCCCCGTCGACCTCGTGGGCCGCCGCCGCCGCTTCGTCGTCGACAAGATGGCGGGCAAGCCCACGATCCGCTACCGCCTCGAGGAGCTGGGCCTCTCCGCGACGGACGACGTCGTGGACGCCATCCTCCAGTTCGTGAAGCTCCGCCACGTGAACGACGCAAGCGACGAGGATCTCCGGCGCCTCCACGCCGACTTCGTCGCGATGCGCGACATCGTGGCCCGCAACCTCCAGCCCAAGGGGGCCTCCTGA
- the lysX gene encoding lysine biosynthesis protein LysX, protein MVKIGLLYSRIRMDEKMILDAAKEQGVDIVQIDDRALSFDLATSPEELAEVDVILERSISYWHSFYATRYFEHYGVTSINSHDVLRRCGDKAETSMVLAKAGVATPRVQVAFDEESAMRAVEAIGYPCVFKPVVGSWGRLIAKAADRETALALIEHKSVLGGPQHSIFYVQEYVPKPDRDIRAFCVDGETIAAIYRSNAQHFITNTAQGGKASNCPVTDDIRDICRRASDAIGGGVLAMDLMEGPNGLTCHEVNHTMEFKNSVAPTGVDIPGAIVRYATEVAKR, encoded by the coding sequence ATGGTCAAGATCGGACTCCTGTACAGCCGCATCCGCATGGACGAGAAGATGATCCTCGACGCCGCGAAAGAGCAGGGCGTCGACATCGTCCAGATCGACGACCGCGCCCTGAGCTTCGACCTCGCAACGTCGCCGGAGGAGCTCGCGGAGGTCGACGTGATCCTCGAGCGCTCGATCTCCTACTGGCACTCGTTCTACGCGACGCGCTACTTCGAGCACTACGGCGTGACCTCGATCAACAGCCACGACGTGCTCCGCCGCTGCGGCGACAAGGCCGAGACGTCGATGGTGCTCGCGAAGGCCGGCGTCGCGACGCCGCGCGTCCAGGTCGCCTTCGACGAGGAAAGCGCGATGCGCGCCGTCGAGGCGATCGGCTACCCGTGCGTCTTCAAGCCCGTCGTGGGATCATGGGGCCGCCTCATCGCGAAGGCCGCCGACCGCGAGACGGCGCTTGCGCTCATCGAGCACAAGAGCGTCCTCGGCGGGCCGCAGCACTCGATCTTCTACGTCCAGGAGTACGTGCCGAAGCCGGACCGCGACATCCGCGCCTTCTGCGTGGACGGCGAGACCATCGCGGCCATCTACCGCTCGAACGCGCAGCACTTCATCACGAACACGGCGCAGGGTGGCAAGGCCTCGAATTGCCCCGTGACGGACGACATCCGGGACATCTGCCGCCGCGCCTCGGACGCGATCGGCGGCGGCGTCCTCGCGATGGACCTCATGGAGGGCCCGAACGGCCTCACGTGCCACGAGGTCAACCACACGATGGAGTTCAAGAACTCCGTCGCGCCCACGGGCGTCGACATCCCGGGCGCCATCGTGAGGTACGCGACCGAGGTGGCCAAGCGATGA
- the argC gene encoding N-acetyl-gamma-glutamyl-phosphate reductase translates to MTSPLRVGIVGASGYGGGELLRLLLQHPKVEVALATSNKFAGKNVRAAHPNLRGVDLTFATHDAAETTDLDALFLAGPHGTSAPKIRAYLKTARRVFDLAADHRLADASQYPRFYEGWTHPDPELLSERVYGIAEFHREKIRSARLVAGAGCIATSAAFALRPLARRGLIDPDHVVVDSKIGSSAAGAEHSPGSHHPERSGAVRPYSPAGHRHTAEIQQETGVKVSLSAHAVELVRGILSTCHVWLKEDLDEKAIWKVFREDYGAEPMVQIVKERSGLYRLPEPKLVIGTNNVAVGFERDPLSKRLVVLSAIDNLVRGTAGAAVQNMNVAFGYPETEGLPRFALHP, encoded by the coding sequence GTGACGTCGCCCCTGCGCGTCGGCATCGTCGGCGCCTCCGGCTACGGCGGCGGCGAGCTCCTTCGGCTCCTCCTCCAGCACCCGAAGGTCGAGGTCGCGCTCGCGACGTCCAACAAGTTCGCGGGCAAGAACGTCCGCGCCGCGCACCCCAACCTCCGCGGCGTCGACCTCACGTTCGCGACGCACGACGCGGCGGAGACGACGGACCTCGACGCGCTCTTCCTTGCGGGCCCGCACGGCACGAGCGCGCCGAAGATCCGCGCCTACCTCAAGACCGCCCGGCGCGTCTTCGACCTCGCGGCCGACCACCGGCTCGCGGACGCCTCCCAGTACCCGCGGTTCTACGAGGGATGGACGCACCCCGACCCGGAGCTGCTTTCGGAGCGCGTCTACGGCATCGCCGAGTTCCACCGCGAGAAGATCCGCTCCGCCCGCCTTGTCGCGGGCGCGGGCTGCATCGCGACTTCGGCCGCCTTCGCCCTGAGGCCTCTCGCGCGCCGCGGCCTCATCGACCCCGACCACGTCGTCGTGGACTCGAAGATCGGATCCTCCGCGGCGGGCGCCGAGCACTCGCCGGGCTCGCACCACCCCGAGCGCTCGGGCGCGGTCCGGCCGTACTCGCCGGCGGGCCACCGCCACACGGCGGAGATCCAGCAGGAGACGGGCGTGAAGGTCTCGCTTTCGGCCCACGCGGTCGAGCTCGTCCGCGGCATCCTCTCGACGTGCCACGTGTGGCTCAAGGAGGACCTTGACGAGAAGGCGATCTGGAAGGTGTTCCGCGAGGACTACGGCGCGGAGCCCATGGTCCAGATCGTGAAGGAGCGGAGCGGCCTCTACCGCCTCCCCGAGCCCAAGCTCGTCATCGGCACGAACAACGTCGCGGTGGGTTTCGAGCGCGACCCGCTCTCGAAGCGCCTCGTCGTGCTCTCGGCCATCGACAACCTCGTGCGCGGCACCGCGGGCGCGGCCGTGCAGAACATGAACGTCGCCTTCGGATACCCCGAGACCGAGGGCCTTCCGCGCTTCGCGCTGCATCCGTGA
- a CDS encoding [LysW]-aminoadipate kinase: MFVVKVGGGAGIDMENVVRDLANRQDWILVHGASDETNRLSEALGHPPRFVTSASGHVSRFTDARTLDLFAMASGKLNLRVVESLQKLGVNAVGLTGVDGRVLEGTRKDHVKAVENGKRVVLRGDHTGTVEKVNANLLRLLLANGFAPVLTVPAISYEGDAVNADADRAAAAVAGALDADALLILSNVPGLLRDVNDPTSVVTHIPSDRLESFAGLAQGRFKKKILGAEEALALGVRKVVFASAAGPDPVGRALKGEGCTTIERMSKGASS; encoded by the coding sequence ATGTTTGTCGTCAAGGTCGGCGGTGGCGCCGGCATCGATATGGAGAACGTCGTCCGCGACCTCGCGAACCGCCAGGACTGGATCCTCGTCCACGGCGCCAGCGACGAGACCAACCGTCTCTCCGAGGCGCTCGGCCACCCCCCGCGCTTCGTGACGAGCGCGTCGGGCCACGTCTCGCGCTTCACGGACGCGCGCACGCTCGACCTCTTCGCGATGGCGTCGGGCAAGCTCAACCTGCGCGTCGTCGAGAGCCTGCAGAAGCTCGGCGTCAACGCGGTGGGCCTCACGGGCGTCGACGGCCGCGTCCTCGAAGGGACGCGCAAGGACCACGTGAAGGCCGTCGAGAACGGCAAGCGCGTCGTGCTCCGCGGCGACCACACCGGCACCGTCGAGAAGGTGAACGCGAACCTCCTGCGCCTGCTCCTCGCCAACGGCTTCGCGCCCGTCCTCACCGTCCCCGCCATCTCGTATGAGGGCGACGCGGTGAACGCGGACGCGGACCGCGCGGCCGCGGCCGTCGCGGGCGCGCTCGACGCCGACGCGCTCCTCATCCTCTCGAACGTGCCCGGCCTCCTGCGCGACGTGAACGATCCCACGAGCGTCGTGACGCACATCCCCTCCGACCGGCTCGAGAGCTTCGCGGGCCTCGCGCAGGGCCGCTTCAAGAAGAAGATCCTCGGCGCCGAGGAGGCGCTCGCGCTCGGCGTCCGCAAGGTCGTCTTCGCGTCCGCCGCGGGCCCCGACCCGGTGGGCCGCGCCCTCAAGGGCGAGGGCTGCACGACTATCGAGCGCATGTCCAAGGGGGCGTCCTCGTGA
- a CDS encoding acetylornithine/succinylornithine family transaminase encodes MTSTETMKAVEARRESGVFPKRPVSVVRGEGARLWDAEGREYLDFGASYGVGNVGHAHPKVTRAIAEQAGRLVFVAQTYYNDRRAELLEKLLAVAPRGMDRAFLANSGTEAIEAAIKFARAHTKRAGLVAAKKAFHGRTMGALSLTYKAEYREPFAPLLPGVSHVAFGDEEALKEAVTAETAALFLEPIQGEGGVMVPPPGYLKAARDVCTDRGALLVADEIQTGFARTGRMWAVEHENVTPDILCFAKSVAAGLPMGGILLTDAVATLPVASHGNTFGGNPLACAAASAVLDVIAEEKLAERAERLGARLVRGLSETGSPLVREVRGRGLMVGLELRVKNTPVLNALIQEGVLTLPTGATVIRYLPPLVVDERQVDRAVAATSKALAAASPPGA; translated from the coding sequence GTGACCTCGACCGAGACCATGAAGGCCGTCGAGGCGCGCCGCGAGTCGGGCGTCTTCCCGAAGCGCCCCGTCTCGGTCGTCCGCGGCGAGGGCGCGCGCCTCTGGGACGCGGAAGGCCGCGAGTACCTCGACTTCGGCGCGAGCTACGGCGTCGGCAACGTCGGCCACGCGCACCCGAAGGTGACGCGCGCGATCGCGGAGCAGGCGGGCCGCCTCGTCTTCGTCGCGCAGACCTACTACAACGACCGCCGCGCGGAGCTCCTCGAGAAGCTTCTCGCGGTCGCGCCGCGCGGCATGGACCGCGCGTTCCTCGCGAACTCCGGCACGGAAGCGATCGAGGCCGCGATCAAGTTCGCGCGCGCCCACACGAAGCGCGCGGGCCTTGTGGCCGCGAAGAAGGCGTTCCACGGCCGCACGATGGGCGCGCTCTCGCTCACGTACAAGGCCGAGTACCGCGAGCCGTTCGCGCCGCTCCTTCCCGGCGTCTCGCACGTCGCCTTCGGAGACGAGGAGGCCCTCAAGGAGGCCGTGACCGCGGAGACCGCCGCGCTCTTCCTCGAGCCGATCCAGGGCGAAGGCGGCGTCATGGTCCCGCCGCCCGGCTACCTCAAGGCCGCGCGCGACGTCTGCACGGACCGCGGCGCGCTCCTCGTCGCGGACGAGATCCAGACCGGCTTCGCGCGCACGGGCCGCATGTGGGCCGTCGAGCACGAGAACGTGACGCCCGACATCCTCTGCTTCGCGAAGTCCGTCGCGGCGGGCCTCCCGATGGGCGGCATCCTCCTCACGGACGCGGTCGCGACGCTCCCCGTCGCAAGCCACGGCAACACGTTCGGCGGCAACCCGCTCGCGTGCGCCGCGGCCTCCGCCGTCCTCGACGTCATCGCGGAAGAGAAGCTCGCGGAACGCGCGGAGCGTCTCGGCGCGCGCCTCGTGCGCGGTCTCTCGGAGACCGGGTCGCCCCTCGTGCGCGAGGTGCGCGGCCGCGGCCTTATGGTGGGCCTCGAGCTGCGCGTGAAGAACACGCCTGTCCTGAACGCGCTCATCCAGGAGGGCGTCCTCACGCTCCCCACGGGCGCGACCGTCATCCGCTACCTCCCGCCGCTCGTCGTCGACGAGCGCCAGGTGGACCGCGCGGTCGCCGCGACGTCGAAGGCGCTCGCGGCGGCCTCGCCGCCGGGGGCCTGA
- a CDS encoding [LysW]-lysine hydrolase, with protein MTDRRARDLDVVRRLVRVASPTGSVDKAVATLVDIFRERGFDEAYVDEVGNAVGVAGRGPREILLVGHIDTVPGDLPVREEDGVLWGRGSVDAKGPLAAFTAAASRFAGDPRVRIVVVGSIDEEAESEGAKSLIPRYRPETLVIGEPSGVDGVTIGYKGIVKIRYVLEEDLAHTGAPFPTVADRGLAFWSAVQGFLAPLHGESLFDTPTAKLTSFNTTLLPNGRDHVEIVGNVRIPPGFDAPAFLDFLKARAGPATVDIAEVDPAWVADKSSAVARSFIAAVRANGLTPRYVKKTGTSDMNILAPAWNVPCVAYGPGDASLDHTPQERLVLSEYLASVEVLADALERLASGF; from the coding sequence TTGACGGACCGCCGCGCGCGCGACCTCGACGTCGTCCGCCGCCTCGTCCGCGTGGCGAGTCCCACCGGAAGCGTCGACAAGGCCGTTGCGACGCTCGTGGACATCTTCCGCGAGCGCGGCTTCGACGAGGCCTACGTCGACGAGGTCGGGAACGCCGTGGGCGTCGCGGGCCGTGGTCCTCGCGAGATCCTGCTCGTGGGCCACATCGACACGGTGCCCGGCGACCTGCCGGTGCGCGAGGAGGACGGCGTCCTCTGGGGGCGCGGGTCCGTCGACGCGAAGGGACCCCTCGCCGCGTTCACGGCCGCGGCCTCCCGCTTCGCGGGCGACCCGCGCGTGCGCATCGTCGTCGTCGGGTCCATCGACGAGGAGGCTGAAAGCGAGGGCGCGAAGTCCCTCATCCCGCGCTACCGCCCCGAGACGCTCGTGATCGGCGAGCCCTCGGGCGTCGACGGCGTCACGATCGGCTACAAGGGCATCGTCAAGATCCGCTACGTGCTCGAGGAGGACCTCGCGCACACGGGCGCGCCCTTCCCCACGGTCGCGGACCGCGGCCTCGCGTTCTGGTCCGCCGTGCAGGGCTTCCTCGCGCCCCTCCACGGCGAATCGCTCTTCGACACGCCGACGGCGAAGCTCACGAGCTTCAACACGACGCTCCTCCCGAACGGCCGCGACCACGTCGAGATCGTGGGAAACGTCCGCATCCCGCCCGGCTTCGACGCGCCCGCGTTCCTCGACTTCCTCAAGGCCCGCGCCGGACCCGCGACGGTGGACATCGCCGAGGTGGACCCCGCGTGGGTCGCGGACAAGTCGAGCGCGGTTGCGCGATCCTTCATCGCGGCCGTCCGCGCGAACGGCCTCACGCCCCGCTACGTGAAGAAGACCGGCACGAGCGACATGAACATCCTCGCCCCCGCGTGGAACGTCCCGTGCGTCGCGTACGGCCCGGGCGACGCGTCGCTCGACCACACGCCGCAGGAGCGGCTCGTGCTCTCCGAGTACCTCGCGTCCGTCGAGGTCCTCGCGGACGCGCTCGAGCGGCTCGCGAGCGGGTTCTGA